The following DNA comes from Amycolatopsis albispora.
AAGCCGATCAGGTACGCGAAACCGGCGGAGAGCCCCCCGGTGAGCCCGAGCAGCACCCCGGCCCTGGGCGTCCAGGTGATGCTCAGTGCCGGGCCGGACAAGCCGTCCAGCACGCTGGTGATGACAAAGCCGCCGAAGCCGATCGCGAGCGCGAGCGCCAGGCCGAGCAGCCCGGCCAGCCGCAGCGCGGTCACCCGGTTTCCGGCCAGCAGGTCGGCGGGGCTGGTGGCGGTGTCCAGGTTCGCGGGTGCCTCCAGCACCACCACCAGCGCCAGCAGCGCACCGCAGGCCGGGCCGAAGGCCAGCCCGAAGAGCGCGGCGTTGAGCGCGATGGTGCGGAGGAGCAGCCCGGCGTCGTCGGCGATGGACAGGTCGGGGGAAAGCGCGTGCACGAAGGTCACCACGAACGCGTAGGTGCACCCCGCCAGCACGCCGACGGCGGTACCGGTGACGAACCGGCCGGCGATCTTGCGCCGAATCCCCGGTTGTCTCGCCGACCGGTCGAACAACCGCACGCGGACCCGGGTCGGCTCGAGAATGCCGCCCTTGCGGATCACCATCAGCAGGTACAGCAGCGCGCACGGGATGCCGATCACCGAGCCGCTGACCAGCCCGTCCACCAGCACCACGTACGGTCGCAGCGGCCAGTCGTAGACCAGCGTGTTGATCGGGTTGAACACCAGCCAGACCACCAGGCTGGTGGCCAGCCAGGCGAACGCCATCACCAGCAGCACGCGGGACCGGCGGAGCAGGTTCGACGTGCCCAGCCGCCACCATTCGAGGTCGCCGGTGCCCCGGCGGTCGAGGTCGTCGGCGAGGCAGCCCAGCCAGTGGCGGACCTGCCCGGCGTCCCAGGTGCGCGTGCCGTCCTCGGCCTGCCCGCGGTAGACGGTGGGCACGAAGGTGTCGAGCAGGTGCTCTTCGAGTGCCTGCGCGGTGGGGAAGCGTTCGGCGTCGAGCAGGTCCGCCGGGTCGCGGTCGCGCGGGTCGCTGTAGACGGTGCGCGCGAGCCCCACCATCAGCGGGGTCTTCAGCACCTCGGCGAGCTGGGCGGCGGGACCGGTTTCGCCGTCGCGCAACGCGTCGAGCACCGGGTCCCACGCCGTGGCCGCGCTGCCGGGGGAGACCCGCCGGGCGGTCCGCGGCAGGTACCCGGCGAGGTCGTCCGGGGTGAGGTCGGTCAGCTCGACCACGGCGGCCGAGGTGAGCACGTCGACCATGGTCACCGCGCGCTCGTACTCGTCGAACCGGCTGGTCAGCAGCAGCGGCATGGACAGCGAGTTGAGCGTCTCCATCGCCGGGCGGTGCAGGCCCTCGGCGATCTCGTCGAACCCGTCGAGCACGGGCATGATGCGGCCGGTGTCGACCAGCACGGCCGCGAGCGTGGCGCCGCCGGGCGCGGCGGCGGCCAGCCCGGGGTGGTCGCGTTGCAGCATTTCGACCAGCCAGGTGCGCAGCGGCGTGGTGGTCGGATCCCACGAACCGATGCTGAAGATCACCGGCACCACGTCACCGGGGGTGCGCGTGGCCAGCGTGTCGAGCACGAACCGCAGGGTCAGCACGGTCTTGCCCGAGCCGGCGCGCCCCAGCACCACCAGCCGCCGCGACGGCACGCGCCGGTAGACGCCCGCCATGTCGCCGACCTCACCGGAGAGGTCCAGCGGGGTGGCGGTGACCCCGGCCGGGACACGGCAGACGTTGTCCCAGTGGTCGGCGAGGTGCTCGGGTGCCTGCCGCCAGCGCACCGGCAACGGGAACGGGTCGTGCACGCGGCGCAGTTCCTCCTCGCGCCGCAGCTGGGCGGTGATCACCCTGGCCAGGTCGTCGGCCGCCGCCGAGACCACCGGCGGAACGGCGGGCAGGCGGCTGGGCACCGGCACGGGTGGCGCGGCCGGGGCGGGGGCGGTGTTCGTGGTGGGCGCGGCTTCCGCGGGCTCGGCGGGCTCGGGCGGCGGCGGGGTGCCACCGGCCGCGACCAGCAGGTTGCGCCGCTCGTCCGGGCCGACGTCCAGCGCGTCGGCGAGCAGCGTCACCGTGCCGATGCGGGGATCGTTGCCGCCGCCGTTCTCCAGCCGCCGGATCGTCCGCACGCCGACGCCGGACCGCGCGGCCAGCTGCTCCTGGGTCAGTTCGGCCCGCCGCCGCGCGTCGCGCAGGAGGACACCGAAACGGTTGGCCACGTCGGAGATCCTCCATGCAGGTGGGCGGGCAGGACGATCTTAGTGAGAAACCCACAGCGGGAGAACGGGAGTTGGCCAACCAGCACGGCTTGAAGTGACTCAGGCCACTTCCCACTCGCTCTGGTCGCCGTCGCGGACGCTCGCGCCCGACAGCGTCGCGTAGTCGGTGGTGGCGGGCGGCCACTTGTCCCCGTGGAACACGGCGGTCCGGTCGTTTCCGGTGTGGTTCAGGAAAGGCCGAGCTGCCGGCGCAGCGCCGCCGGGTCGCCGGCGAGTTCCCGCAGCCGGGCCAGTGAAGACGGGAGCTCGATGGTGCCCGGGCCACCGGACGCGAGCCGCCGTGCCGCCGCCTGGAAAGCGCTGAGGGCTTCGGCGCGGATTTCGGTGTGCCGGGCGCTGTCCGCCCAGCACCGGTCGACGGTCACCTCGGTGACCTCGCCGGGCGACATGCGGACCTCGATCCTGCCGTTGACCCCCTGCTCGCCCGGCACGGCGAGGGCGCTGTGGATGCTGTCGAGTACCTGTCGTTCGTACCGTTCCAGGTCGCGGTCGACCAACGCGAACAGTTCCCGCGTCACGGTTTCCGGTTTGCGGTGGTCCGGTTGCTCGACGAGCCCGGCGGCCAGCGCGTCGTTCGCGGCCGTGCGCAAGGCCTCGCCCAGCCCGCCGGAGCCCACCGACTCGCGCCAGTCGGCGCGCAGCACCACGTCGGTCACCCTGAGGTCGCTGTCCACCACCACTTCCACGGCGCTGGTGGGTTCGGCCGGCGGGCCGGTCTCCCCGAACTGCACCACACGCCGCCGTGGGCGGTCGTTCACCATCGTGCTCCCTTCCGCGAGTGGGGCACCGATGGTGGAGGCAATGGTGAATTTCCCACGAGGGCAGCACCCGGCCATTGCTGACCGGTCGGCGTGACCAGCGGAAACACGCGGGAGTGGCACGAAGTCGCGGAGATGTCGAATACGGGCGGGCCCGTTCGTGGTGGAGGTGAAGGGACCGAATCAACCCCACGCGAGGAGCACACGATGACCGCGACCTACACCTTCGACGTCTTTTCCACCCTTGACGGCTACGGCTCCACCACCGGCGACTGGGGTGGCTACTGGGGCAAGCAGGGGCCCGAGCTGCTGGCGCACCGGCTGGCGCTCTACAGCGAGGAGCAGCGCATGGTCTTCGGGGCCACCACCTTCCGCGCGAACATGCGGATGCTGGCCGAGGGCAGCGAGTTCGACGAGGCCCGCGACCCGTGGGTGACCCGGCTGCGCAACCTGCCCGCCACGGTGGTGTCGAACACGCTGGAGGGCCCGTTCGACTGGCCGGACGCGACGGTCGCCGGTGGTGACCCCGTCGAGGTGGTCGCCCGGCTCAAGGAGGAGTCCGCCGTGCCGCTGCGCTCGCACGGCAGCCTGTTCCTGAACCGGACGCTGATGGCCGCCGGCCTGGTCGACCGCGTCCAGGTCACGGTGTTCCCGGTGCTCACCGGTCAGTCCGGTGCGGCCCCGATCTTCGCCGGTGCGGCCGATTTCGACCTCGAACTCCTCCAGACCCGGACGCTCGACGGGCACATCCAGGAACTGGTCTACCGGCCCACGCTGCACCCCTGAGGGGTTCAGACCACGTCGGTGGTGGCGGCGACCCCGGGCGGGTTGCCGGTGAGGATGCCGGCGGCGCGGTGGCAGAGGCCGTCGGGCGTGAAGGTGACCTGGCCTTTTGCGGGAAGGTGACCTGCGCGCGGCGTATTCCGTGCTGCGCTCGGGTCAGCGGCGGAACCGGCGGAGCAGGCGGCCGCCCCGGTCCTCGGGCACCCGTGTCCCGTACACCGCTTCCGCGACCGACCGCTTCGCTTCGAAGCACTGCCGCACGACCTGCGGAGCGAAGCCCGTTCCGCCCGGGCGTTCCGGGATGTCACCGGTTCCGGCGTCGGCGAGTGTCCAGCCGGAGCCGAGGTCGAGCAGGCTGCGGTGCTTGGGCGTGTAGTACTGCGACGACACGCTCAGCGCCACGCCGGTCGCGCCGGCGGCCGCCGCCACCAGGTGCGTGTGGTACCGGCTGGAGATCCAGGTCTGCCCCGGCGCCAGCGGCAGGCCGTGTCGCCAGACATCGCGGAACGGGTGGAACTCGGCGCCGTCCAGTTCGTGCTCCAGCAGTGCCGGGATGGTGCGGTCCACCCCCGGGATGCCTTCGACCACCGCCAGTTGCGCGGGCCGGACGTCCCACGCGCGGAGCAGGCCAAGCACCTGGGCGGCCAGCGCGGACGGCGGCAGCTCGCCGATGTCGGACTGCACGCACAGCACGAACTCGCGGGCCTGCCCGGCGGACGGGGACGGCGGGTCGAGGAAAACGTCGTCGCAGGTGGGCCGGGTGCCCCCGGCGAGCAGTTCGGCCGAGGGCGCGTCACGCACGTCGACCACGGCGAACCGGTCGGTGAGCGAGCGGAGCAGGTCGGCGGCACCCGGCGGGAACGGCATCAGGCCCTGGCCGGTCATCGCCGCGCGGCCACCCGAGCGCCGGACGGCGGCCGCGGCGCCCGCGATCAGCCCGACGTGCCGCGGCCACAGCGCGTTGAGGTAACCGCCGCCGATCAGGTGCACCACGTCGGTCCGGCCGAGCAGCTCGATGCCCGCGTCCCAGCGCGGCGCCCGGCCGGGGTCGTGCACGGCGGACTGCACCCAGTCGGCCACCTCCCACGGATCCGCCGACGGCGCTTCCGCGCACAGGCGCCACAGGGTGTCCGTGCAGCGCAGCCGGGGGTGCAGGCCGTCGAGCAGCAGCTGCGCCGGGCCGGGGGAGTGCGTGTCGAGCCAGACGTCCGCCTCCGGATCGGCCACCGCCAGGTAGCGCAGCCAGGTCGCCGCGATCAGCTCGTCGCCGAAGTTGGGGTAACCGCTCGGGCCGACCAAGTAGTGGCAGCGGCGCACGGCCGGAGACGCCGAAGCGCGGGTGGCCGATCGGCCACCCGCGCGGTTGTCCGTCGTCGCCACTACCCGGCGACGCTGATCTGCGTCTGCAACGCCTGCTCGTCCTGCGCCTTCTCGTTTCCGGTGGCTTCGGCCTGCACGCGGTCCTTGCTCACGCCGAATCCTTCGAAAGCCGAAGTAATTGCCTCGGCGCGCTTTTCGGACAGTTCCTTCGCTTTCGCCGCATCGGGGTAACCCGCGTGGGTGGCGACCTTGATCTTGACCTCATTTCCCTGCATCGCCTTGGCGATCTGTTCCAGCGACTGCTTGGCTTCGGCGGTCAGTTCCGCATTCTCCGGGGTGAAGGTCACCGGCGCCTTTTGCAGCGCCTGCTCGATCGCCGTGGTCACCTGCTGGGCCGGGCCGCCCTGCGCCTGTGCCGGGTCGCCTTCACCGGGTGCCGGGGCCGGAGCGTCACCGGCGCCTGGTGAAGGCGCGGCGGCTCCGCTGGGCGAAGCCGCGTCGTTCGCGCCGGAAGAGCCGGACGAATCCTCCGAGCCGCACGCGCCGGCCAGGCCGGCGACCATCGCGGCGCCCGCTACCGTCAGGGCGATTTTCCTGCGCATGAAATTCGAACTCCCTTTTTGCCTTCGGTATCCGCTTTGGCTGGTGATGGGCCGATGGCTGGCATCCGAACACGAACCCGATTGACCGGCAACCGCGGCGGTGCCGGAAATCGGCGATGTGTCCCTTGACGCAAGTGCGGGGGGTGCGCGGTGTTCCACCAGGAAACCCGGTTGATCAACACGGTTCCGGTGTGCTTTCGCATGCTTGCGGAATTCCCCGCGCGGCCCACCCGATCGAGGGACGAACTCAGGAAAAGCACACCGATGAATGTGAAACCACTGACATGAAGGCGCCGCCGATCCGCGAGCACAGCGCGGCGACCGGCTCCTGTGGAATGCTGGGTGGCCGCGCGGTCGCCTGGTCCGCCTGGGTTGAGGGGTACGGATGGCTTTCATGGAGCCGGGGGACGGCGCCGAGACGCCGTTGACGGTGCTGCTGGACGGGGTGCTGGCGGGGGTGCGCCGTGACGTGCCCGGTGAGGTGGGCACGGCGATCAGCATCGCGCACCCGGCGCCGAAGCGGGGTGGCGGGCGGCTGCACGTGCTGGCGGCGACCGGGGTGGGCGAGGTGCTGCCGCCGATCACCACCGGGCATCTGTGGGGGCCTTCGCTGCTGGTCGCGGCGGGGGAGGAGCCGATAGCCACGGCGGATCTGTGGGGCGACCCGCGCTGGCCGCACCTGACCTTGGAGGCTGTGCGCGAGCAGGTACCGGACCGGCACTTCGACGCGGTGTCGAAGGTGCGCGGGGTGGGCGCGGTGCCCGGGGTGTGGGACGGCGGCGGGGTGGTGGTGCTGTCGGCCTACCTGGACCGCGCCGCCGACCGGCGCACGCTCGCCGTGCTGGCCAGGCACGAGCGGCTGGTCGCCAGCGCGATCACCATCGCCCACGTCGCCGACCGCAACGCCGACGACGCGGAGCTGATGCTGGACGCGCTGGCGTCGCGGGCGGTCATCGAACAGGCCAAGGGCGCGATCATGACCCTGCGGCGCTGCGACGCCGACGAGGCGTGGGCGGTGCTGCGGCGGGCGAGCCAGGAATTCAACGTCAAGCTGCGGGAGCTGGCGCTCGCGCTGGTCGAGCACATCGGGCAGGCGCCGGCCGAGCAACCCGTCGCCGGCGGTCGCCAGGTGCGGGCCGGGGCGGACGGCCGGCGGGCGGCCGAGATGGTGTGGCGGGCCCTCACCGAAGCGGCCGCCGGCTGACCTCAGTCGCCGCGCAGCACGGCGACCGGGCAGGGGGCGTGGTACAGCACGGCGTGGCTGACCGAGCCGAGGAAGGTGCTCGCGATCGGGCCGCGGCCGTGGCTGCCGACCACCAGCAGCCGCGCCCGCGCGGCCAGGTCGGTCAGCAGCAGGGCCGGGGTGTCGCGAGAGAACTCGAGTTCGTAGCGCACATCGGGGAACCGCGTCGCGTATTGGTCGACGTGGGACCGCACGGCCTGCCGCAGCGCGTCGTCCTCGCGGTCCCGCCCGATCGGGGCCATCGGCGCGGTGGCCAGCAGCCCCACCGGCCAGTCCGACCAGGCGTGCGCGGCGACCAGTGGCGCGTTGTGCCGCGCGGCGAACTCGAAGGCGAATTCGACGGCGCGGTCGCTGAGGGCCGAGCCGTCCACGCCCACCACCACCGGCGCGTCGGGACCGTCCACCTCGTCCCCGCGCACCACGATCACCGGATGCCGGGCCGCCCGCACCAGCTCGGCGGCGGTGGAGCCGAGCAGTGCCCGCGCCAGCGCGCCGTGCCCGGACGCGCCGACCACGATCAGCCCGGCGTGCCGTTCCTCGGCGGTCTGGGGCAGCACGGTCCCGGCACTGCCGTCGAGCTGCGCGGTTTCGACGACCAGCCCGGGATTCGCGTGGCGGGTGCTTTCCGCGATCTCGTTGAGCTGCTGCTCGGCCTGCTGTCGCAGGCGTTCGCCGCCGACATCGGTGGTGTAGCCGACGCCGGCCCAGCCGTCCATGATCGGCGGCGTCCACTCGAAGCACTGCACGATCAGCAGCGCGCACTGACTCCGCACGGCTTCTTCGGCGGCCCACGCCACCGCGCGGCGGGCGCCGTCCGATCCGTCGAACCCGGTCAGCACCGCGCCCTGGGCCACGCCTGCCGGAACACCCATTTTGCTCTCCTTTGCCGGTTTTCCGCCCTCCGCGTTCCCCGCGGCGCGGCGGGGCACACACGACCGTGACCGCGTTGTGATCAGGCGGTCTGGGCCTGCAGGGCGGGACCGAGCAGGAGCCCACCGTCGATGACGTACTCCGACCCCGTGATGAACGACGCGTCTGCTGACGTGAGGAACAGCAGAAGCCGGGTGACGTCGATCGGTTCGCCGAGCCGCGGGATGGCGAACGGTTCGGGGGAGTAGAAGTCGGCGATCGCCGCGGTGGCGCCGGCTGCTGGTTCGTGGATGAAGGGCGTCGCGATCACGCCGGGGTGGATGGTGTTCACGCGGATGCGGTCGCGGCCGAGTTCGAGCGCTGCCGTCCGGGTCAGTCCTCGCACGGCCCACTTGCTGGCGACGTACGGCCCGTAGTGCGCCGTGCCGCCCAGTGCCATGGTCGAGGCGATGTTGACGATGGCTCCCCCCGCCGCCCGGCGCAGCGCGGGAGCGGCGGCCTTGATGCCGAGGAAGGTCCCGGTGAGGTTGATGTCGAGGATGCGCGACCACGTGGCCTGATCGGTGTTTTCGATCGTCGCGGGCGGGTTCTGCACGCCCGCGTTGTTGACGAGCACGTTCAGCGCGCCGAAGGCGTTCTCGGCGGCTAGCACGGCGGCGGACCACGAGCTTTCGTCCCTGACGTCGAGGTGGGCGAAGCGAGCACGAGTCCCGAGTTCGTCGGCGAGAGCGGCGCCGCGTCCGGCGTCGATGCCGCCGATGACCACGTTCGCCCCCTCCGCGTGGAAGGCGCGCACGTGGCTCGAGCCCTGGCCGCCGGTCCCGCCGGTCACGAGCACGGTCTGGTTGTCGAAGCGGGGCATCAGAGGTTCCTTCGGGGAGTGAGCCAGTGGTGAGTCGATCGACTCACCACGCCGTTGACCCTAGGCTGGTCGCAGTGGTGAGTCAAGCCACTCACCTCGTATGCTCCGCCCATGAGCCACGGCCTGTCGGCGTACCACCAGCGTGTCGCCAAGGAAAAGCGCGCGCTGATCGTGACGGCGGCGACCGAACTGTTCCTCGAACTGGGCTACGACCGGACGTCACTGGCGCGGATCGGGGAGCGCTCCGGCGTTTCCCGGGCCACGTTGTTCAAGCAGTTCCCGAGCAAGGCCGCCCTCTTCGACGCCATCGTCACCGAGTCCTGGTCCACCGCGGAGGAGGACGATCCGCCGCCGGCGGGCAACATCGTCGACGGCCTCACCACCATCGGCCGCCGGTACGCCGCGTTGCTGAGCCGCCCGCAGATGACCGACCTCTTCCGGATCGTCATCGCCGAACTGCCGCGCTTTCCCGAACTGGCCCATGCGCAGTTCTCACAAGGGAAAATGCCCTACTACGAGTCCGTGCGCAGCTACCTCCTGGCCGAGCACGAGGCCGGAACGGTGCGGATCGAGGACGCCGACCTCGCCGCCACGCAGTTCCTCGGCATGATCTCCAACTACGTCTTCTGGCCCGCACTCCTGGTGCCGGACTGGCAGGTGAGCGCCGAACGCGCCGATCAAGTGGTCGACGAGGCCGTCCGCACCGTCGCCGCCCGGTACGCCGCGACGGATGCCTGAGCAACCGTCGGGGTTTTCGGCTCCGGGTGGCGGGTAGTCGCCTTCGACAGCCCGCGGCGGGATCGAAACGGGAAAGGAGTGATCCGGCGTGCAGCACGACCAGTTCATCGGACAGGTCCAGAACCGGGCCCAGCTGCCCAGCCGTGGTGACGCGGAGGCCGCGACCCGCGCGACGCTCGAAACGCTCGGCGAGCGCATCCCGGAAAACCTCGCGGAGAACCTCGCCGGTCAGCTGCCGCAGGAGATCGCGGAGCACCTGCGCCGGACGGTCACCCTGGGCGGTGCCGGCACCGGCGAGTCGTTCGGCCGTGACGAATTCATCCACCGGGTGGCCCAGCGGTCGCGCACCGGCGAGCCGGAGGCCACCTATCGTTCCCGCGTGGTTTTTGAGGTGCTGCGGGAAGCGACCGTCGGCGGGGTGGTGCACAACGTGCGGGAGTCGCTGCCCGACGACCTGCGCGTACTCGTCGATGCCGGGTCGACCGGGTCGCTGGAGTAGGCCGTGACCGCGTCGGTGGTCGTCGGCCCCGCCGGGGTGGAGCTGGCCGGGGACCTGGTGGTGCCCGAAGGCGCCAGTGGAGTGGTGGTCTTCGCGCACGGCTCGGGCAGTTCCCGGCACAGCCGCCGCAATCGTGCCGTGGCCGAAGTGTTGCAGGACAACGGGTTCGCCACTTTGCTGCTGGATCTGCTGACCGAGCGCGAAGAACGCGCCGACCGGCGGACCGGTGAGCTGCGGTTCGACATTCCCGTGCTGGCCGAGCGGCTGGCCGCCGCCGTCGAGCAGGTTGGCGAGCGCGACGCCGTGCGCGGCCTGCCGGTCGGGTTGTTCGGTGCGAGCACCGGAGCGGCGGCCGCCCTGGTCGCCGCGGCGCGGCTGGATGCCGTGCGCGCGGTGGTCTCGCGGGGCGGCAGGCCGGATCTGGCCGGTGGGGCGCTGGCCGAGGTGCGGGCACCGACGCTGTTGATCGTCGGTGGTCTGGACCTCCCGGTGCTCGACCTCAACCAGGCGGCGGCCGCCCAGCTCGGCGCGCGGGTGGAGATCGTGCCGGGCGCGACGCACCTGTTCGAAGAACCCGGTGCCCTGGACGAGGTGTCCCGCCTGGCGTCGAACTGGTTCGGCGCGCATCTGGTGGCGTGACACCTCGTCCAGGTCGGTCAGCAGAACACCGCGTCCACGACTCGCTGCAGGCCCGCTTGGAACGCCCCGCCGACGGACTGCGCGGCATCGTCCACATAGGTCAGTGAGCCGGTCACCGTCCGGCTGCCGTCGGGCGAGCTGTACATCACCGTCGCGTAGCCCTGCACGTTGCCGTTGTGGTGGACCACGGGCGCGCCACAGCTCGGCGGCGGGAACGGGGACTCTGTGGTGCCGTCCTGAACGAACAGGCCGAGGCCGTAGCCCATCGCCGGGTCGGGTGTGCGCATTTCGGCCAGCAGCGGGGCCGGCACGAGCCTGCCGCCCAGCAGCGCGGAAATGAACTTCTGGAGGTCCTTGGTGGTGGAGATCAGATCACCACCGGCGGAAATCCACGACGGGTCCTGGCGGGTCACGTCGACCGTCCTCGGCTCGCCGTTTTCCTCGTACCGGTAGTAACCGTGGGCGTGCGGGCCGGGGATTTCCGGCGACGTGCCCGGCATGACGGTGCCGCGCAACCCGAGCGGGCGCAGGATTCGCCGCTGTGTCTCCTCGACGTACGAATGGCCGGTTGCCCGCTCGATCAGCAGCCTGGCCAGCACGTAGTTCGTGTTCGAGTAGCGCCACGCCGTGCCCGGCTCGAACCGCAGCGGCTTGGCCAGCGCGAGGCGGACCAGTTCTTCCGGCCGGTAGGAGCGGAACCGGTCGGTCACCCAGTCCTGGCCCGACCAGGTCACGCCCGGCTCGTACGTCCCGTCGGCGGTGTAGTCGCCGGTGTGGTTGAACACGCCGCTGGTGTGCTGCAGCAGCATTCGCACGGTGATCCGCCGGTCCAGCCCGAACTCCGGCAGGTAGCCGGCCGCGGGGTCGTCCAGCCCGATTTTGCCGTCGGCCACCAGTTGCAGCACCACGGTCGCGGTGATGGTCTTGGTGACGCTGCCGATGCGGAACAGCCCGTTCGTCGGCGGTTTCGCGGCCTGGCCCAGCTTCCGCACTCCGGCGCTGCCCGCCCACTCGCCGCGCTCGTCGTTCACCCGCAGCTGCACGCCGGTGAAGCCCGTGTCGATGAACTGCTGCATGACCGCCTGCAACTCGGGCCGCTGGGCCTCGGTGCTTTCGGCCGCCGCCACCCCGGGCGCGACCAGCCCGGCCACCAGCGCCGCCACCACACCCGCTCGCCGGAAGGCCCGGCCCTTGCTGCTCGTTTCCGCTGTGTTGTGCATGGGACAACGATCACCGGCCGCGCTGACACCGGACCGCCACCGCGCTGACAACGGCGGACAAGAAATCCTGGCCGTCCCGGGCCGGCCGCTTCCGGCGGCCGGCCCGGACCCGGGGCTACTCGCAGAGAGCGGCGTCGAGGACCTGGAAGGACTGCTGGGCCGTCGCGGTGCCGAAGGTGTTGGTGACCACCGAGGCGAAGCGGCCGTCGTCGGTGACCGCGGTGGTGGAGACGTACCCGTTTTCGGTGCCGCCGTTCTTGGCCGTGAAGGTGCCCCCGCACGACAACGGGATCTCGTTGACGCCGAGCCCCATGCCGCCGAGTTCGCCGGGCACGGTCCGGCGCATTTCGGCGAGCGCGGCCTCCGAGACGACCTGGCCGTCGAGCAGCGCGCGGAAGAAGGTGGCCGAGTCCGCCAAGGTGGACTCCATGGAACCCGCGCTGGAGTAGACGGACGGCTCGAGCGCGGTGGTCCGGTCGATCCACAGGTAGAACGGCGGGATCCGGCCACCGGTGTAGCCGTGCACGAACGGCTCCATCAGCGCGCGGTCGCCCGCCGCCGGGAACTTCGTCTCCTGGAGGCCGAGCGGGGTGAGGATGCGCTCGGTGATCGCGTCGCCGACGTACTGGCCGGTGATCTTCTCGATGAGCATGCCGATCACCTGGTAGCCGGAGTTGGAGTAGACGACCTTCTCCCCGGGCGCGCCGACGGGCGGTTCGTCCATCGTCGCGCGGACCAACTCGGCGAGCGGGTACGTGCCGTCCGGTCCGGCCTGGGCGCCGTTGCCATTCCTGGCCAGGCCGCTGGTGTGCTGCAGCAGGTGCCGGACGGTGATGGCGTTGCCGTCGTAGTTGCCGGTCACCACGCCGGGCAGGTACTGCCCGATCGGCGTGTCCAGCCCGACGCGGCCCTCGTCGACGAGCTGGAGGACCAGCGCGGCCGCGTAGGTTTTGGTCTGGCTGCCGATCCGGAAGTGGTCCGCCGAGGTGATCGGCCGCTGCTTGCCGTACTGCGCGGTGCCCGCGGTCAGCGTCCACGCGCCGTCGGCGTTCCCGGCGTACACCGCCGCGCCGGGCCCGCCGACGGTGGTCTGGTACTGGTTCAGCGCCGCCTGGGTGGTGGCGTGGTCGTCCTCCTGCGCCACCACCCCCGGCGCGAACACCGCGGTCGCCGCGAGCGCCGCGCCACCGGCGAGTCCGGTGATCCTGCTCACCCTGCTCATTGCCTTGCCCCTTCGCCTGTGCCTGCCTTGGCCGTTGATGCTGTGCTTCGGCGATCACGCTGCTGTGTTGCGCGTGCACGGGGAAGGTCGCCAGGCGGCCAAACCTGGCCGGTCGCGGTGACCAGCGAAAACCCGGTCAGTAGGTGTACGCAGCGTCACCTGATCACTCTCCACCGCACTCGACGGGGTGATCCCGGGTACGGTTGGGCGGCCAGGCTGCTCCGCAGCTGACTGCGCCGAACGGAGGAACGGTCCATGCCACAGTCCGCACCGGCCACCAAAGATCCGAACAAGGGATACGTCGCGCTTCTCGGGTGGAGTCTCAACGCCGT
Coding sequences within:
- a CDS encoding helix-turn-helix domain-containing protein, coding for MANRFGVLLRDARRRAELTQEQLAARSGVGVRTIRRLENGGGNDPRIGTVTLLADALDVGPDERRNLLVAAGGTPPPPEPAEPAEAAPTTNTAPAPAAPPVPVPSRLPAVPPVVSAAADDLARVITAQLRREEELRRVHDPFPLPVRWRQAPEHLADHWDNVCRVPAGVTATPLDLSGEVGDMAGVYRRVPSRRLVVLGRAGSGKTVLTLRFVLDTLATRTPGDVVPVIFSIGSWDPTTTPLRTWLVEMLQRDHPGLAAAAPGGATLAAVLVDTGRIMPVLDGFDEIAEGLHRPAMETLNSLSMPLLLTSRFDEYERAVTMVDVLTSAAVVELTDLTPDDLAGYLPRTARRVSPGSAATAWDPVLDALRDGETGPAAQLAEVLKTPLMVGLARTVYSDPRDRDPADLLDAERFPTAQALEEHLLDTFVPTVYRGQAEDGTRTWDAGQVRHWLGCLADDLDRRGTGDLEWWRLGTSNLLRRSRVLLVMAFAWLATSLVVWLVFNPINTLVYDWPLRPYVVLVDGLVSGSVIGIPCALLYLLMVIRKGGILEPTRVRVRLFDRSARQPGIRRKIAGRFVTGTAVGVLAGCTYAFVVTFVHALSPDLSIADDAGLLLRTIALNAALFGLAFGPACGALLALVVVLEAPANLDTATSPADLLAGNRVTALRLAGLLGLALALAIGFGGFVITSVLDGLSGPALSITWTPRAGVLLGLTGGLSAGFAYLIGFTAWGQWLLFARFRLPLLGRLPWAVGTFLDDAYRRGVLRQSGAVFQFRHARLQEHLAKTHRAGQSRH
- a CDS encoding dihydrofolate reductase family protein → MTATYTFDVFSTLDGYGSTTGDWGGYWGKQGPELLAHRLALYSEEQRMVFGATTFRANMRMLAEGSEFDEARDPWVTRLRNLPATVVSNTLEGPFDWPDATVAGGDPVEVVARLKEESAVPLRSHGSLFLNRTLMAAGLVDRVQVTVFPVLTGQSGAAPIFAGAADFDLELLQTRTLDGHIQELVYRPTLHP
- a CDS encoding polysaccharide pyruvyl transferase family protein: MATTDNRAGGRSATRASASPAVRRCHYLVGPSGYPNFGDELIAATWLRYLAVADPEADVWLDTHSPGPAQLLLDGLHPRLRCTDTLWRLCAEAPSADPWEVADWVQSAVHDPGRAPRWDAGIELLGRTDVVHLIGGGYLNALWPRHVGLIAGAAAAVRRSGGRAAMTGQGLMPFPPGAADLLRSLTDRFAVVDVRDAPSAELLAGGTRPTCDDVFLDPPSPSAGQAREFVLCVQSDIGELPPSALAAQVLGLLRAWDVRPAQLAVVEGIPGVDRTIPALLEHELDGAEFHPFRDVWRHGLPLAPGQTWISSRYHTHLVAAAAGATGVALSVSSQYYTPKHRSLLDLGSGWTLADAGTGDIPERPGGTGFAPQVVRQCFEAKRSVAEAVYGTRVPEDRGGRLLRRFRR
- a CDS encoding OmpA family protein — encoded protein: MEHRAPPALASRDTSPISGTAAVAGQSGSCSDASHRPITSQSGYRRQKGSSNFMRRKIALTVAGAAMVAGLAGACGSEDSSGSSGANDAASPSGAAAPSPGAGDAPAPAPGEGDPAQAQGGPAQQVTTAIEQALQKAPVTFTPENAELTAEAKQSLEQIAKAMQGNEVKIKVATHAGYPDAAKAKELSEKRAEAITSAFEGFGVSKDRVQAEATGNEKAQDEQALQTQISVAG
- a CDS encoding ANTAR domain-containing protein, giving the protein MAFMEPGDGAETPLTVLLDGVLAGVRRDVPGEVGTAISIAHPAPKRGGGRLHVLAATGVGEVLPPITTGHLWGPSLLVAAGEEPIATADLWGDPRWPHLTLEAVREQVPDRHFDAVSKVRGVGAVPGVWDGGGVVVLSAYLDRAADRRTLAVLARHERLVASAITIAHVADRNADDAELMLDALASRAVIEQAKGAIMTLRRCDADEAWAVLRRASQEFNVKLRELALALVEHIGQAPAEQPVAGGRQVRAGADGRRAAEMVWRALTEAAAG
- a CDS encoding universal stress protein translates to MGVPAGVAQGAVLTGFDGSDGARRAVAWAAEEAVRSQCALLIVQCFEWTPPIMDGWAGVGYTTDVGGERLRQQAEQQLNEIAESTRHANPGLVVETAQLDGSAGTVLPQTAEERHAGLIVVGASGHGALARALLGSTAAELVRAARHPVIVVRGDEVDGPDAPVVVGVDGSALSDRAVEFAFEFAARHNAPLVAAHAWSDWPVGLLATAPMAPIGRDREDDALRQAVRSHVDQYATRFPDVRYELEFSRDTPALLLTDLAARARLLVVGSHGRGPIASTFLGSVSHAVLYHAPCPVAVLRGD
- a CDS encoding SDR family oxidoreductase, with product MPRFDNQTVLVTGGTGGQGSSHVRAFHAEGANVVIGGIDAGRGAALADELGTRARFAHLDVRDESSWSAAVLAAENAFGALNVLVNNAGVQNPPATIENTDQATWSRILDINLTGTFLGIKAAAPALRRAAGGAIVNIASTMALGGTAHYGPYVASKWAVRGLTRTAALELGRDRIRVNTIHPGVIATPFIHEPAAGATAAIADFYSPEPFAIPRLGEPIDVTRLLLFLTSADASFITGSEYVIDGGLLLGPALQAQTA